The nucleotide window GTCGAGGTCGGTCAGCGACAGGCCGGGCGCCGAACAGAGGCGGTGCCCGGCGGGATGGGCGAGCAGGAAGGGCTCGAAGAACAGCGGCTCCGCCACCAGCCCGTCGGACTCCACCGGCAAGGCGAGCAGCACGGCGTCGACCCGGCCGTCGCGCAACTCCTCCATCAGGCTGTCGGTGCGACCTTCCGACAGGATCAGCGTCAGATCGGGCAAGGCATCGCGCATCGCCGGCAGGATGTGCGGGAACAGGTAGGGGCCCAGCGTGTGGATCGCCGCCAGCCGCAGCCGGCCGGTCAGCGCGCCGCCCGATCCGTCGGCCAGGGCCAGCAGGCGGCGCGCCTCCTCCAGCACCACGCGGGCCTGGGCGACGATGGCCTCGCCGCGCGGGGTCAGCAGGACCTTGCGGCTGGTCCGCTCGAACAGCGACAGGCCGAGGGCATCCTCCAGCTTGCGGATCTGGGCGCTCAGCGACGGCTGGCTGACGGCGCAGCGTTCGGCGGCGCGGCCGAAATGACGCAGCTCGGCGACGGCGACGACATATTCCAGGTCACGCAGGGACAGGGCGGAGATATTCATAGACGATGCCTATGGGCGCGTTTCCTTCAATGTCTTGGATATATCGTTCCAGACGCCGGATAACCAGGGGCGAGACAATGACG belongs to Azospirillum ramasamyi and includes:
- a CDS encoding LysR substrate-binding domain-containing protein: MNISALSLRDLEYVVAVAELRHFGRAAERCAVSQPSLSAQIRKLEDALGLSLFERTSRKVLLTPRGEAIVAQARVVLEEARRLLALADGSGGALTGRLRLAAIHTLGPYLFPHILPAMRDALPDLTLILSEGRTDSLMEELRDGRVDAVLLALPVESDGLVAEPLFFEPFLLAHPAGHRLCSAPGLSLTDLDPSELLLLEEGHCLRDQALAACGLSARGGGVHATGLETLRHMVAAGAGCTLMPLLATRGEAGRTASVGGLVDYRPFDAPAAGARPPGRVIGLVWRASDPRDRGLRDLAALLRRGMPAGTSPVLS